Proteins encoded by one window of Clostridium perfringens:
- a CDS encoding exonuclease SbcCD subunit D: protein MRILHTADWHLGKNLEGLSRMDEQERFLEDFVHIVKDNNIDLVIIAGDVYDSSNPPARAEKMFYDTLKKISANGERMTLVISGNHDNPERLVAAGPLAREHGIVMVGTPKSIVEVGEYGRNKVLNSGEGFIELDINGEKSVILTVPYPSEKRLNEVLYGAMDETCERIKSYSDRIKLLFDSLKGNFKEDTINLVVSHLFATGAENTGSERNIELGGSFIVDKECFPEEAQYIALGHIHKPMIIPGTNKKIRYAGSPLQYNKKEISFEKKCFIVDVKANEEANIDEIKFDVYKPIEVWKCDSIDEAIYKCEENKDRECWVYLEIKTDRYIREDEIKAMKKLKGDIIEIIPKITLDEEENDERSFSEKSFEELFTDFYEKERGVKPEEDLLELLLNIVKEEGDEENETN, encoded by the coding sequence ATGAGGATACTTCACACTGCTGATTGGCATTTAGGAAAAAATTTAGAAGGATTAAGTCGTATGGATGAGCAAGAACGATTTTTAGAGGATTTTGTTCACATAGTAAAGGATAATAATATAGATTTAGTTATTATAGCAGGGGATGTATATGATTCTAGTAATCCTCCAGCTAGGGCAGAAAAAATGTTTTATGATACCTTAAAAAAGATATCAGCTAATGGAGAGAGGATGACTTTAGTTATTTCAGGGAACCATGATAATCCAGAAAGATTAGTGGCTGCAGGTCCCTTAGCAAGAGAACATGGTATAGTGATGGTTGGAACTCCTAAGAGTATAGTTGAAGTAGGGGAATATGGAAGAAATAAAGTTTTAAATTCAGGAGAAGGATTTATTGAATTAGATATAAATGGAGAAAAGTCTGTAATATTAACTGTTCCATATCCAAGTGAAAAGAGATTAAATGAAGTTTTATATGGTGCAATGGATGAAACTTGTGAGAGAATAAAAAGTTATAGTGATAGAATAAAGCTTTTATTTGATTCTCTTAAAGGAAATTTTAAAGAAGATACAATTAACCTAGTAGTATCTCACCTTTTTGCAACGGGAGCAGAAAATACTGGTTCAGAGAGAAATATAGAGCTTGGAGGAAGTTTCATTGTTGATAAGGAATGTTTCCCAGAAGAAGCCCAATATATTGCTTTAGGACATATACACAAGCCTATGATTATACCAGGAACTAATAAAAAGATAAGATATGCAGGTTCACCACTTCAATATAATAAAAAAGAAATAAGCTTTGAAAAAAAGTGTTTTATTGTAGATGTTAAAGCAAATGAGGAAGCAAATATAGATGAAATAAAATTTGATGTGTACAAGCCTATAGAAGTTTGGAAGTGTGATAGCATAGATGAAGCCATTTACAAATGTGAAGAAAATAAAGATAGAGAATGTTGGGTTTATTTAGAAATAAAAACAGATAGATATATAAGAGAAGATGAAATAAAGGCCATGAAGAAGCTTAAAGGGGATATTATTGAAATTATTCCTAAGATAACACTAGATGAAGAGGAGAATGATGAAAGAAGTTTTTCAGAAAAATCTTTTGAAGAATTATTCACTGACTTTTATGAAAAGGAAAGAGGGGTTAAGCCAGAGGAAGATTTATTAGAGCTTTTACTTAATATAGTTAAAGAGGAAGGGGATGAAGAAAATGAAACCAATTAG
- a CDS encoding biliverdin-producing heme oxygenase yields the protein MNSFMMDIKNNSNDLHAVAEKTGFLKRLLEGKASTESYAEYLYNLYEVYNAIEVNLEKCKDNKVVKDFVLPEIYRAEAILKDLKFLLGENLNTMKPLASTRAYVARINEIGETAPELLVAHAYTRYLADLFGGRTIYGMVKDLYKIDEEGLNYYKYETLSDGPEMKGFVMNYHNKLNNIELNEEMKERFINEVANSYVYNIAISNELDFIRFNR from the coding sequence ATGAACTCATTTATGATGGATATAAAAAACAATAGTAACGATTTACATGCTGTAGCTGAAAAAACAGGATTCTTAAAAAGATTATTAGAAGGAAAAGCTTCTACTGAAAGCTACGCTGAATATCTTTATAATCTTTACGAAGTTTATAACGCAATAGAAGTTAACTTAGAAAAATGCAAAGATAACAAAGTAGTTAAAGACTTTGTACTTCCTGAAATTTATCGTGCTGAAGCTATACTTAAAGATTTAAAATTCTTATTAGGAGAAAACTTAAATACAATGAAACCATTAGCTTCTACAAGAGCTTACGTTGCTAGAATAAATGAAATAGGCGAAACTGCTCCTGAACTTTTAGTAGCACATGCTTATACTAGATATCTTGCAGATTTATTTGGTGGAAGAACAATCTATGGTATGGTAAAAGATTTATATAAAATAGATGAAGAAGGATTAAATTACTACAAATATGAAACTTTAAGTGATGGACCTGAAATGAAAGGTTTCGTTATGAACTATCATAATAAACTTAACAATATTGAATTAAATGAAGAAATGAAAGAAAGATTCATAAATGAAGTTGCTAATTCTTATGTTTATAACATAGCAATTTCAAATGAATTAGACTTTATAAGATTTAATAGATAA